GCTTTTCAGCAACAAATGAAGAGTGGAAATTTTTCATCCTCCTTTATCATTTATAGATAAGTGTATACATGAAGGACTCTTAACAGTAGAGGGGAAAAACATAAATAAAAGCAATAAAGAGACAAAATGTACAACAAAGTAAGATGTGAATGCCAGTCTTACATCTCCTATCTGTCACTTTCTATCTCTATCACTTCACCATTAGGAACAAAATTTTCAGATGGCAGTATGTCTAGTTCCTCTTTATCTATATGTACCCCTGCATGTAACCTTAAAGCAGCCTCAGTATTGAAAATTGCAGGGCAAGAAACACAAGTGTAACTAGATGCATGGCTCTTAACGTGAGCTCGCAAGAGGGATTTACTTCTGAAGTCTTTACCGCACGTTTCACACTGAAATGGTTTGACTGACGAATGTGATATCATGTGAGACTTGTAACTGTTGTTACAGCGGAACTGTTTTTGGCAGACATTACACTGATATGGGCGTTCCCCTGTGTGCACGCGAACATGCTTTGTCAGCGAACTGTTGTCGCAGAAAGCTTTATCACATAATTTGCACTTGAAAGCCTTGATGCCGTCATGAAATAAAAGATGTAGTTTCAGATGGCTGTGCTGAAGGAAGGATTTGTTACATTTATCACAGGAATAAGGACGATTTCCACTATGGATTCTCATATGCACGGTCACATGACTCGATTGTTGGAATGCTTTGCCACAGATGTCGCATCGGAATGGACGCTCACCCGTGTGTGTCCTCAAATGCGTCTGAAGATAATATCGCGAAGCAAACGCTTGCTTGCAAGTAGGGCACTCATGAGGGCGCTCACCGTTATGCCGTCTTGTGTGGATATTTAAAGATGCTCTGCGAGAAAACGATTTTGGACATTGGTCACACTTGAAAGGATGATCTATTGAATGTTTTGTCATATGGACTGCTAAACCAAGATCACTTACGAAAGTCTTACCACAAAGGTTGCACTTTGAAGGATGACAGACAGAATGCGTTTGCATATGTAATGTAAGACAGGTCTTTAAGGAAAATGTTTTCTTACATATTTCACACTCAAAAGGCAGTGGTCCTGGATGCTTCATTAAATGTATTGCCAAAGTGCCCCGAGTTGGAAAAATGTCTCCACAGGTTTCGCATTCATAGTTTCTTTCGATATTTCGCCGAGCAGATTTCCTTACAACTACACGAGCTCTCAAGTGCTTGTCCACACGCTGACGTGAATGTGACAATTTATGTTTGCTCAAGAACCTTTTAGTTTGGAAAGCCTTACCGCAATCTTCACATTTGAAAGCTTTTTCACTGCTGTGCCTATACTGATGTTCGGTCAGATGACCTCGTTGTATAAAAGTCTTCCCACAGACCTGACAAACGTACGGACGATCCCCGGTGTGACTTCTAATGTGAGCCGATAAATTTGTAGTCGATGGAAACACTTTTTCGCAAATGTGACAGACATGTTGAGGACGACCATCTGGATGAGACTTCAAGTGTACAGTGAGACGACTCTTAGTGAGGAATTTCTTTTTGCATACATCACATTTAAATTCTACCCCATGTGAATGTCCTTTCATATGTACCAATAACCTCACTTTACTTGAGAAGTTATTTCCACACGTTTCACACTTGTGGGGTCTATCTTGCCTGTGAGTCAACAGATGTTCTGACAAATGTTCACGCTGCACAAACTTTTCCCCACATTTATGACAAGAATAACGTTGATCGTCTGTGTGTGAATTTATGTGTTCTTCCCAATCTTCACGATCTGAAAACTCTTGGCTACACGTGTCACATTTGAATTGCACGTTATCCGGGTTGTGTTCTCGGAGATGTCTCGACAAAATAAATCGAGTGGAGAAACTTCTGGAGCAAATTTCACACTGGTACTGAAATACTGGTCTACTGTGCATGTTGATATGTAATATTAAACTATTCTTGTCCAGAAAACTTTCTCCACAATGATCACATTGTAAACGCCTATCATCTGTAGCTGGTGCAGACCTGGAAgagaaattaaagaaaaatatcaatattaaaaCATGCCAATAACAAATTACttcaaagatataaacttcatgcTTTTGATTCGTACTgtattgtgatcacaataataactaaacttatgtcgtaatggCCCGCCTTTTTAATACTATAATacgcaatgtttacattacatttttaatcctggaactagttttggccttggctggccatcaccAGTCATAAAATGAAACTGTACAAAtacatctaatgactaaaacaaatgaacaaacacaaatgacgttaaaaggaattaaccgggcgagatggccatgcagttaggagcgcgcagctgtgagcttgcatccgggagatagcaggttcgaatcccactgttggcaaccctgaagatggttatccgtggtttcccattttcacaccaggcaaatgctggggctgtaccttaattaaggccacggccgtttcctttcccttcctaggcctttcctatcccatcatcgccataagacctatctgtgtcggtgcgacgtaaagcaaataggaaaaaaaaagtattgaaagcatctgggatgaactatgtgcacgaCATGTAAAATATATGATGAAATTACTATAAGGCTGTAATATCCATACATGTGTGTCATCCtgttaaaatgtttcattagtgcttcctgttaaaatatcttgaaaaatactgaaaagttcctctgttggagACTGTCATTGATCAAGTCAAAAACGGCACACAAAGATATGGTTAAATAGCTGGCACGTTCTTAGCTTCGCAATTCAATGCGGTGTCCTTGAAGGCACACAACAGTAgtgctgttcacagtggactgatagaaaggctgcgttgataccgCTTTCTGTACTTGTGTCGGATGCATCCCAGATGTTCTATGTTGACATATATGGTATTTTTAAACACTTGatctgaaaaaataataaaaatgacatgaAACGATTGcggagaggagagatccttcctttatgcttgccagggacccaccaagctgcccctagcagtattcttacttatatagaagaattaaaatggaggcactataaaCTTCAGatctgtgaacattttatttgttactATTAGCTGGCTCTGGTCAGgtgggtcagctgtcatgaagattattttctgttgcctgcaatagatcctgcatcgtaTGTGCCCAAAAGGCTGCCACCCTCATTGAGTGTTAGAAAATCACGTCATTTGAAGTTGTCGTGGCATGTACCCGTAACCTAACTTTTTGTCATAATTTAGCAAGACTCGGCCCTAAACTGGGCAGAATTATTCAAGAAGCAACATCACTTTCGGCCAAGGGGAAATGTCGGTATCCCTTCAAAATCTTCCCATTATGTCCATTAGTAGTTATGTCTATTCGTTTCTCTTCactttagccaggctgagtggttcagacggctgacgtcaaattgttccttgtttctcctgatggaaatttccaagcactatttctggtgacttctgagaattcccgttttttgttcgtggggtaaacagatattgagaattgagaagataattctgtcgagcacacctgCTAAAATATAAtgaactggaagaaaatcggcttctttaaaatacagtcaaaaggcatcaaataggcaattatactccaaacagGCACACCCCTGAAATAAGCATTTATAGGCAAAATAAAAGCAACTAAatctagctaaaaagaccctaaaatggatttatcTCTCAAAAGCCTTCATTTCTGAACAcatgaataaaataggcaaatatgCAAATTCCCACCTTTAATGATAACACTGTTTTGCAAATCCTAAACACTTCATGTGAAATAACACTACAATACTAAAAGATTAAAGAGGAAACACAAAAATAAAGTACCAACCTATTTTTAACATTACTGCGGTTTGCCACTGCAATAATTTGGCCATCGTTACTGGAACTTGGGTCAGCTTCAGCATTCTGCTCGTTACTGGAACTGACAACAGCAGCTGAGGTACGCTCCTCAACATAATTCAAGGAGTCTGTTGTTTGTTCAATACTACAGTTTGTATCCTGCTCACCAAAACCTTCACTACATTGAACTGGCTGTGGAACATCTTCAGATTCATAGATGGTCACCTCTCCTTTCATCAGAAGATggtcctgaaataaataaaacaccgTATTATAACTAGTAACAGAATTAAAGTAGAACCTCCTGGGACAGGAGCAGATAATCTGCTTGACTTGTTTAAATGTCTGTAATTTTGGAACTTGACTGCCAGCAGTTGCCACAGCTCTGCTAGTGCTTCATTAGAATTGTGTGCTGATGATAACAACAGTGAACACTCCAATAATAAATTACACCTGATCACCCCCTATTTCTCCCTTCCACAAACTGTAACTTTAAAGATTAGGCCCATCTCTATCTTATAGAAACCAAGAAAATTAAAATGAACACTTAAAATTAACACCCAACACACAAAAGTCTTTTACTGTCATGTCCCTTGCTGGCTTTCTTGATGTGTATAAATAACAAATTACTGAAGTAATAACAGTGGATAGCCTCTCCCGTCTGCGGTGTGTTCCTGGCCCTCCGTAACCCTTTGCAATTTCATATCCCccccgccttttttttttttttttaatctctttcTTCTACCATAAAAACCAAgtgtcaggttaatattcaaaaggtAGAGAGAGATGTACAAAGATGTACAAAGCATTTAAAATATGGCCAGGATGATCTTCTTAGTAACTATCTTGAATGTGAACTTTCACAccactgccactgatatttcccttatttttacTGTATCGGAAAAATCTTATGACAAAAAAAAGTGTAAGTAATAAAGTTCCGTGAAAATCCCTCTGTCTGTTTTCACTGCAGTACAGAAtaaacaagccctcttgaatggtttcaacaataacatgattgataaaataattaataaattttcagagaagcagcattccaaattagcaatcgaacctagtaaaactgaaaaatacatcaagttcacatataataatccaaacatacacgtaataacaaatttatttaagagaaaaaatttcaaaattgcattttccaccaataacaacatgaatgtataaggaatgttgtagttgcgtgcaaacacaagttggcaggacaagttggttcaaaataactagtgggctgagacagggaagtgttctatcaccaatcctgtttacaatagtaatggatgacatcatgagaacagcaaaagcagcatatggaggaagagaaatgaacatgatgttatttgcagatgatattgtgatttagggagaagacgacaggaaggttcaagaacagttgaatgtggtgaatgggaagattgaagaatgtggattgaaaataagtgtagaaaagagtaaaactcttgttatgacgagaggggagaaagaagggaaaggtcagattagacttgcagacaagcccctggaagtagtggaaacgtttaaatacctggggagtgaattaatggagaatgctcgactggatgctgagattagtaaaaggattcaagctggaagttgtttctatcatagtgtaagaaatatgttatgggacaaagatgtgccaatggaagcaaaggatactatgtacaagatgtattacgtacccataacaacttacggagcagaaacttggacaatgacaaagaaggatgagagtcgaatacaggcagccgaaatgaaattcttgaggagtatgatacagaagagtagacgagacaaaataaggaatgagaaaatccgggaagaaattggagtggaaaaaatgaatgatagaatagagaagagccgactaagatggtttgggcacataaagcaaatgagcgacgaaagaatggcaaaaaaggtgatggaaatgcaaatccaaggaaggagaggccgtggacgacctcgattgagatggaaggataccatccaacgtagcattatagaaagaaacctggactgggacacagtgttggaggaggagtggtggaaagaccgaagaaagtggagaggaaccatatttgcccctacccggctacagctggataaagggaaatgatgatgatgatgatgatgaacaacatgaaacatagtattttcaaccatgatacaataaatctctcggaaaaagataaattttttgattcaggaatatataaactcacatgctttgaatgcaagaatacatacataggacaatctggccgcaattttaaagttagatatttggaacatgtgaatgctgaaaaacatagaagattctcagctatgggatcacacatgactgccacaggtcataaatttaccaacatagaacaagacctgaccatcataaagaaattaaagaagggcagcttaatgaatgcatatgaagatctaatgaggctgtagaatataagaatcctttatattatcaaattctagtatatctgaaaatgcttgagaaagatcacgaaaaaagaattggaatttctccatctacagatagccctacaaattattcctcctcagttgaagctataggtggcagcaaggaggttcttgacacacctatatgccccgctctcctcctcctcctcctcaggtgcaagagcgaggaaaaacgcatcatcaatattacaccagacacaagactgtgaaaggaacgacaggagttactgttccaaaggaaagcaggcttaataagaattgacaactagtaattagttatattttcatctgcattaataataagaaccacattgtgatatctggttttcttcattttgacaattacttataaactgtataatttataatttataatttgaccttttttcatgaattattaagaaaagaatattcatttaggacatattctctatggaatattgtacaagtgtttccttgacaactgctttcaattgtagtaataatttatatattttctcttgagtttttgtttgttttaatgttgtcaatcttatgttaattttaaggacacttcctcttaagcattactttgtcaattttatatatttttcatctaaacagtgttatgtggctgaagatgttgataaaatacgaaacatgtaccacttttaaccattaaattgccttaagcaatcattgtatcgactaggtggaaaataataaatacttaattgtgaatctattgaagtgcgatacggaccatgaaactgattttatgcaaTTACAAGCGCACAacgcacagtatccgaacctgcggtccttacaATAGCAACAgtagcaccgattgatttacttaccttagagagacaggaagtcttgCAAACTCAAGGAGAGCTCagaaagaagcgcgctaaggagctagcttataggcaacgaatggagcaATGGCAGCAAacatgggaggaagatcctcgaggaaaatggactaagcggctgataccatgcctagctgattgggttgcccgagctcatggtgaggttaacttttacattacgcaactaatgacgggtcacggatacttccggaaatttctacatagagtaggtagagcgagcgatTCGGCGtatatttattgcaatgatatagaagatgtatttcacacatttttcgtatgctatcattggtcaactcggagaagatgtttatatactgaacAAGGAGAGTTgatgccagaaactattgtgcaggtgatgctacgaaaccaggaatcttgggatcagatagcagtacatgtagaaggcatcctgcgtcagaaaaggagagatatgaatgctcatgaacggcagtaaggagaaataaagaaagaagaaaactgagaaattagcacgacaccgccccgaagtaatgcgagagcagttCCAGGGCGGAGATATACATCGTGGGAAAAGGGCGTGTGGGTTTTaatgagtaggaatctcacacacttgtggagtgcgaaCCCCCagaagtgtctaatgaaagatttcccacacttcactcgtaaaaaaatatatatatatattattattcattcaacttcgctaatcggccaactagggaccacgataagcctcactttacattctggcatttgttcatgtTTTCCTTGATCCACATCattttcattagctcactgtgtttagcaagacgttcttctgtccatttagcaccagttacccgtttttcgtcccggaaagtcccaaaagtcttgatggctgctctgaaaagatttcagtcttgtgcatcttctgcttgtggGCCCaattctttaagatctttcttgacattaacgtaccatggcattgccgtttttggttttgagtcaaatgtactgaagatacgtttcgtccatcgagagtcgatcatctgtcgtacatgaccgtagaagtgaactctgcctttacgcattgtgtccgtgatcttctctatcttagagtatacttcttgcctggattttctaatgtagacgccatttttgtagtttggaccaagtatggcgtgtaggatctttctttctttcctctctaaattcgcaagcaaacatttctcggacaggataaggcattcagatgcatacagcgatactggtttgatgacaatgttgtagtgacgaattattgtgttcagggaaaagcactttttgttgtatatgtattattattattattattattagcatatggcaaggaaattatatacataatgtacaatatatacacaataacaaaaacattgattcacttcaggcattagtgttatctcttatatctgaatgtccaacttttcaatccactgtagtgcttccgctgctggagataggaagtctttcaaactacctggataagcccgtagttgacactcgcttacaatgtggggaatagtctggcgaggggctccacagtcacattctggagatggtacaaagttccatttgtagagagaatccctgcaccttccatgaacTATTGAGACATGCTTCTAATCCTGTACATAAGGTAATGATTTTATTTActcattttatttcaattttgacgGCCGGCAGTTTGACAATTGTTTCATTTTTGAGGTTTAATCTCAACCAGCATatctttaatttttcttaataGTGAGGATAATTTTCAAATGCTGTTAATGTTCACTAACTGAAATCTTGAATGAAATTCTTCTTGTTTCCAAGAAAATTTGTCTTTGTTCTGTTCTTAACAATTTGATGCCCTGGCAGGCTGGTACTTGGTTTCACGGGGTATTGGTGTCTttcctaccacctggaggtaagttctTACCTTGTTCTATGCTTATGTCATGTTCTGGGTGCGTAGGTTTTATGTGTCGCATCCTGATATATTTTACGTGCACTGGCCCATTAGGTATAGGTGGTGCAGTAAGTACTAACAATTAGCTGGGTTTGTTTGAGTTTTTTAAGCTAGCTGttcaaggtgactaaaagggaactcaccgggcgagttggccgtgtggttaggagcacgcagctgtgagctcgcatctgggagatagtgggttagaaccccactgtcagcagccctgaagatggttttccatggcttcccattttcacaccaagcaaatgatggggttgtaccttaattaaggctacggccgctttcttcccattcctaggcctttcctgtcccattgttgccataagacctatctgtgtcggtgcgacgtaaagtaaatagcaaaaaaatagggGGACTccaggacaccaagatggttccacgtagctgagaacaaatatctttagcaggtacattgataggtcttggaggtcaaagtaccgcttcctttgcagcttcatccgcaagttcatttcctgcaaacccaatgtggcttggaagccacgtgaaagtaattctggtgccagcatcacttaacctggctagaaggtcatgaatccgctgtaccagtgggtgttgcgagaaacaggtttctgTCACaagtgaacaatgtagtggaagtggaaaatgtttgattgtaaagtgtggtaatatgttttatttgtaacgacctaacctgtacagtgtaatatttcataacatatgatatttgtaaatagtagatttcagttttgtacttactggaagtatccagaaaggctacatgaatttttgagcagggtgtgttgtatttttgttggttatgtcttctagaatatagtttctgactgttctggaaatggaaggttcgcgagcatgtgtattcgagaatgttatttaaagttcgcgtctggagtaggaattgtgattggtgaatctgggggGCATAGGCGGActcgtgcattctgattggctactccaaggccagggtttacccttATATAGAGTGCGAGTCAGCATTTCGTGGTCTTGTCTTGTcttggtcttgtcttggcctggtctgccttagtctgcgtttgtctgtctgaagttttacgtcgtgggCGACGTCTCTcttccgggatgggccaccttcgggtaagcactcttgaattccgttccggctaaaatttccgtaatgttcggttgctatttcgtataggagtctgccctagcctaacctagactcgccaaattaattatttatgacgccttagccttccagctgggcttgcctgtttgttttcaaggcattcccttttcttgtttcactaaatatgtagactgtagtttaatatatttaccttgcggtttgcctctggtagttcagtgtcacttgatgtatgctagagttttggagagtacgtttacttcactgtaaattgcattgtacaactggatttgtaactagatgtatagttggtttgaaattttgaacttgtacgaaggcattatcaaagaacctcttaAGTTATGTGTACCACAGGagcatatagttcgtaagttgcaagttgacggattttgttcggaatgtatttgtaaaatccatttgtaaataatatttttcgaaATTAAGGATCACGGTTAATTGTTTCTGAATCTACGatctaagccatatccatgcctttggtaggttcccagccttttctaccttcctggtttattgtccactagttggccctactgatatttacgtatgtttttGTCGGCGGTGATCCGCGTAATTTCAGCTAAGATTTcccccctttattgtgtttagtgctttgtttcgtgtaaccactgtagtaaaggttacagTTTCAATGGATTACAGAGAGCTTAGCGAGtcagtacacataagaaagtggtttCTTCTGTCTCCgaatgcaaactgcagagcttctaataTGGCTCTCAGCAGTATACATGCTACATACACTAGGCAACCATcattttctccgattttagaaccatccgtgaagatatgttttgccgccggatattggtgaacgaagtcctggaaatacctccgataaacggaggaatccgtgttcaccttgggtccatggTCGTGGAACCATAAACGGAGGTACCTCGCTGAAAGTTTGTTCAAGGCAACTacgatatctatatttaaatcacgacacaagctatcaattcgaaacccaaccggccgtgtggcattc
This window of the Anabrus simplex isolate iqAnaSimp1 chromosome 8, ASM4041472v1, whole genome shotgun sequence genome carries:
- the LOC136879001 gene encoding zinc finger protein 665, with translation MNCFESDDYEEVVIKAEPQWHQENAMLPDIATEEDLKEEAPESVFIAVQEDHLLMKGEVTIYESEDVPQPVQCSEGFGEQDTNCSIEQTTDSLNYVEERTSAAVVSSSNEQNAEADPSSSNDGQIIAVANRSNVKNRSAPATDDRRLQCDHCGESFLDKNSLILHINMHSRPVFQYQCEICSRSFSTRFILSRHLREHNPDNVQFKCDTCSQEFSDREDWEEHINSHTDDQRYSCHKCGEKFVQREHLSEHLLTHRQDRPHKCETCGNNFSSKVRLLVHMKGHSHGVEFKCDVCKKKFLTKSRLTVHLKSHPDGRPQHVCHICEKVFPSTTNLSAHIRSHTGDRPYVCQVCGKTFIQRGHLTEHQYRHSSEKAFKCEDCGKAFQTKRFLSKHKLSHSRQRVDKHLRARVVVRKSARRNIERNYECETCGDIFPTRGTLAIHLMKHPGPLPFECEICKKTFSLKTCLTLHMQTHSVCHPSKCNLCGKTFVSDLGLAVHMTKHSIDHPFKCDQCPKSFSRRASLNIHTRRHNGERPHECPTCKQAFASRYYLQTHLRTHTGERPFRCDICGKAFQQSSHVTVHMRIHSGNRPYSCDKCNKSFLQHSHLKLHLLFHDGIKAFKCKLCDKAFCDNSSLTKHVRVHTGERPYQCNVCQKQFRCNNSYKSHMISHSSVKPFQCETCGKDFRSKSLLRAHVKSHASSYTCVSCPAIFNTEAALRLHAGVHIDKEELDILPSENFVPNGEVIEIESDR